Proteins from a single region of Microbacterium sp. zg-Y818:
- a CDS encoding aldo/keto reductase produces MKQRTLAGRQVSAIGLGAMPLSMNNDKQYPSFEDAVATVHAALDAGVTLIDTADIYAPDGEEMGHNERIVAEALRTWDGDSSDIFVATKGGITLGEGGAKGRDGSEAYLRSAAEKSLEILGVDQLDLYQYHRPDRTRVYADIMRGLKSLHDDGLVRAIGISNASVEEIQIALDVLGEGNLASVQNEFSPKHPGSIDELRFCAAHDIAFLPWSPLGGTGGGASSVGDRFSAFREVGDAHGVSPQQVVLAWELALDPHVIPIPGARRAASITDSAKAADLELTPEEVTRLSESVAIFD; encoded by the coding sequence ATGAAGCAGCGCACTCTGGCAGGACGACAGGTTTCGGCGATCGGACTGGGCGCCATGCCGCTGTCGATGAACAACGACAAGCAGTACCCGTCGTTCGAGGATGCCGTGGCGACCGTGCACGCCGCGCTCGACGCGGGCGTGACGCTCATCGACACGGCGGATATCTACGCCCCTGATGGCGAAGAGATGGGGCACAACGAGCGCATCGTCGCCGAGGCGCTCCGGACATGGGACGGGGATTCGTCGGACATCTTCGTCGCGACCAAGGGCGGCATCACGCTCGGGGAAGGGGGAGCCAAGGGCCGCGACGGGTCGGAGGCGTACCTGCGCTCGGCCGCGGAGAAGTCACTCGAGATCCTCGGCGTCGACCAGCTCGACCTCTACCAGTACCACCGTCCCGACCGCACACGTGTCTACGCCGACATCATGCGGGGACTGAAGTCGTTGCACGACGACGGCCTCGTCCGCGCGATCGGCATCTCGAACGCGAGTGTCGAAGAGATCCAGATCGCTCTCGACGTGCTCGGCGAAGGCAACCTCGCCAGCGTCCAGAACGAGTTCTCGCCGAAGCATCCGGGAAGCATCGACGAATTGCGCTTCTGCGCCGCTCACGACATCGCCTTCCTGCCGTGGAGTCCTCTCGGCGGTACCGGCGGCGGTGCCAGCAGCGTAGGCGACCGGTTCTCGGCCTTCCGCGAAGTCGGCGATGCACACGGCGTCAGCCCACAGCAGGTCGTGCTGGCGTGGGAGCTCGCTCTCGACCCGCACGTCATCCCGATCCCCGGTGCGCGGCGTGCGGCATCCATCACGGACTCCGCGAAAGCCGCCGACCTGGAACTCACCCCTGAGGAAGTGACTCGGCTGTCGGAATCGGTGGCGATTTTCGACTGA
- a CDS encoding TetR/AcrR family transcriptional regulator C-terminal domain-containing protein, producing the protein MTKKPTGTQSRRLSRGLIIETALAQIDRRGAQGLSMRSLGQELGVEAMSLYRYVHGREDLLEGVVALLMENLTSDLDDELAEHWQGFLQTVAHHVRQIAIDHPLAFPLVATRHPAAPWLRPPLRSVEVVDTFLGTLIGHGFTDQQAVDAYRSFSSFLLGHLLLESAVRGAETGPVEEPLDEGDATIPEGDGQVSLEAAPEVKRLRTLLSEDRSDEEFEVSLEALLDRLNRELTQ; encoded by the coding sequence GCCGCGGCCTGATCATCGAGACCGCGCTCGCGCAGATCGACCGGCGTGGCGCGCAGGGGTTGTCGATGCGCTCCTTGGGGCAGGAGCTCGGTGTAGAGGCGATGTCGCTGTACCGGTACGTACACGGGCGAGAGGATCTGCTGGAGGGGGTGGTGGCTCTGCTGATGGAGAACCTGACCTCGGATCTTGACGATGAGCTCGCCGAACACTGGCAGGGGTTCCTGCAAACCGTCGCCCACCACGTCCGCCAGATCGCGATTGATCATCCGCTCGCGTTTCCGCTGGTCGCCACCCGGCACCCGGCAGCCCCCTGGCTGCGCCCCCCGCTACGCAGCGTCGAAGTGGTCGACACGTTCCTCGGCACCCTCATCGGGCACGGCTTCACCGACCAGCAGGCGGTGGATGCCTACCGCTCCTTCAGCAGCTTCCTGCTCGGCCACCTGCTGCTGGAATCAGCCGTGCGCGGCGCGGAAACCGGCCCGGTCGAAGAACCCCTCGACGAGGGTGACGCCACCATCCCCGAAGGCGACGGACAGGTCAGTCTGGAGGCCGCACCCGAAGTGAAACGCCTCCGCACCCTGCTCAGCGAGGACCGCAGCGACGAGGAATTCGAAGTCTCACTCGAGGCACTGCTGGACCGGCTGAACCGCGAGCTCACCCAGTAA